The Micromonospora sp. Llam0 genome includes a window with the following:
- a CDS encoding response regulator transcription factor — MRIVVAEDAALLREGLVRILERAGHEVVAAVADAHALLTYAGNCHPDLVVTDIRMPPTHTDEGLRAAAAIRAAQPGIAIMLLSAYVADAYVGELLDSTPGGGIGYLLKDRVGHVRDFLDSIDRVAAGGTVVDAGVVRQLVRLRRADGPLAGLTEREREVLALMAEGHTNHGIAGKLFVSEAAVRKHIGNIFAKLPLDPHSDRRVSAVLTYLRGSPST, encoded by the coding sequence CTGCGGATCGTGGTCGCCGAGGACGCGGCCCTGCTCCGGGAAGGGCTGGTGCGGATCCTCGAACGCGCCGGCCACGAGGTCGTCGCGGCCGTCGCCGATGCGCACGCCCTGCTCACGTACGCCGGAAACTGCCACCCCGACCTCGTCGTCACCGACATCCGGATGCCACCCACCCACACCGACGAGGGACTGCGGGCGGCGGCGGCGATCCGGGCCGCTCAACCCGGCATCGCGATCATGCTGCTGTCGGCCTACGTCGCCGACGCCTACGTCGGCGAGCTGCTCGACTCGACCCCCGGCGGGGGGATCGGCTACCTGCTCAAGGACCGGGTCGGCCACGTACGCGACTTTCTGGACAGCATCGACCGGGTCGCCGCCGGCGGCACGGTCGTCGACGCCGGGGTCGTCCGCCAGCTCGTCAGACTGCGGCGGGCCGACGGCCCACTCGCCGGCCTCACCGAACGCGAACGCGAAGTGCTCGCGCTCATGGCCGAAGGCCACACCAACCACGGGATCGCCGGCAAACTGTTCGTCAGCGAGGCAGCGGTACGCAAACACATCGGCAACATTTTCGCGAAGCTCCCGCTCGACCCGCATTCGGATCGCCGGGTCTCCGCCGTCCTCACCTACCTGCGCGGCTCACCCAGCACGTGA
- a CDS encoding flavoprotein, with protein MAGIENPTLYLVSSGAPPIRNIDECVALLQADGWSVCLVVTPTAATWIDTDKLASQTGFPVASRLRTPDEPGTLPHADAVVVAPASFNTINKWASGISDNLALGILNETLGAGLPMIVSPYAKPALTQHPAYRASVQTLLSLGVHFTETEALKPEHEGRQFRWDVITEALRTTRRSHG; from the coding sequence ATGGCCGGCATCGAAAATCCGACGCTGTACCTGGTCTCCTCCGGCGCTCCTCCGATTCGCAACATCGACGAGTGCGTCGCTCTGCTGCAAGCCGATGGATGGTCGGTATGCCTGGTCGTCACGCCTACTGCGGCGACCTGGATCGACACGGACAAGCTCGCATCCCAGACAGGTTTTCCGGTCGCGTCACGACTTCGCACCCCTGACGAGCCGGGAACGCTGCCGCACGCCGACGCCGTCGTGGTAGCACCGGCGTCCTTCAACACGATCAACAAGTGGGCCAGCGGGATCAGCGACAACCTGGCCTTGGGCATCCTAAACGAGACGCTTGGTGCCGGGCTGCCGATGATCGTTTCGCCGTACGCCAAGCCGGCCCTCACCCAACATCCCGCCTACCGAGCCTCCGTCCAGACTCTATTGAGCCTCGGCGTGCACTTCACCGAGACCGAGGCCCTCAAACCTGAGCATGAAGGCAGGCAGTTCCGCTGGGATGTCATTACCGAAGCGCTTCGTACGACCAGGCGCTCCCATGGATAG
- a CDS encoding GNAT family N-acetyltransferase — MRNRHSTLADGFALLERGVQHPDVVLLLRCFYEEQVGRYGFAEPATLDSAAYIAPHGAFVVAYGPGGPIGCGGFRWYEPETGTVEIKKTFLLPGARGLGVGRALLSRLEDQAAGWGARRAVLETGVRNTVALTFFVELGYQPIDSYVAGRDPAINRAFMKRLSPVREPVVERTTSR; from the coding sequence GTGAGGAATCGACACTCAACGCTTGCCGACGGGTTTGCCCTGCTTGAACGCGGCGTGCAGCACCCGGACGTGGTGCTCCTGCTGCGCTGCTTCTACGAGGAGCAGGTTGGTCGGTACGGCTTCGCTGAACCGGCCACGCTTGACTCGGCGGCGTACATCGCCCCGCACGGTGCCTTCGTCGTCGCCTACGGTCCGGGCGGCCCGATCGGCTGCGGCGGCTTCCGGTGGTACGAGCCGGAGACCGGAACGGTCGAGATCAAGAAGACATTCCTCCTCCCAGGGGCGCGGGGCCTCGGGGTCGGCCGCGCGCTGTTGAGCCGCCTCGAAGATCAGGCGGCTGGGTGGGGCGCGCGGCGGGCAGTCCTCGAAACAGGGGTCCGCAACACCGTTGCGCTCACCTTCTTCGTCGAGCTCGGCTATCAGCCGATCGATTCTTACGTCGCCGGCCGCGATCCAGCCATCAACAGGGCATTCATGAAGCGCCTGTCTCCGGTTCGCGAGCCTGTGGTCGAGCGGACCACCTCTCGTTAG
- a CDS encoding glycoside hydrolase family 11 protein, whose amino-acid sequence MKNVPPQLESRRRGRLRRMLISGACAVALVTTGTAALLASPAHAEADRQVCSNTTGTHNGFYFSFWKDSGDACMVLREDGRYSSSWGRSTNNWVGGKGWATGSRRTISYSGSYNPGNNNTYLALYGWTRNPLIEYYVVENFGSYNPSSGAQRMGSVTTDGGTYDILRSQRVNAPSIDGTQTFWQYWSVRQQKRTGGTITTANHFDAWARAGLNLGSSWAYQVMATEGYQSQGSSDITVWEGGSGNPGNPSNPPSGSGQMIVGQQSGRCLDVPNASTTNGTQLQLYDCWGGANQRFTQTSSRQLTVNGKCLDASGGGTSNGTPVIIYDCHGGANQQWNVSNGTITSAQSGLCLDAGGSGNGAMIQLYSCWSGSNQQWSLRN is encoded by the coding sequence ATGAAAAACGTCCCCCCGCAACTTGAGAGCCGCCGACGCGGCCGGCTCCGCAGAATGCTCATCAGCGGTGCCTGCGCCGTAGCGTTGGTCACGACCGGCACCGCCGCACTCCTGGCCAGCCCCGCCCACGCCGAAGCCGACCGGCAGGTCTGCTCGAACACCACCGGCACCCACAACGGGTTCTACTTCTCGTTCTGGAAAGACAGCGGCGACGCCTGCATGGTGCTGCGCGAGGACGGCCGGTACTCCAGTTCGTGGGGCAGAAGCACCAACAACTGGGTCGGCGGCAAGGGCTGGGCCACCGGCAGCCGCCGGACCATCAGCTACTCGGGCAGCTACAACCCGGGCAACAACAACACCTACCTCGCTCTGTACGGATGGACCCGCAACCCGCTCATCGAGTACTACGTGGTCGAGAACTTCGGCAGCTACAACCCGAGCAGCGGCGCGCAGCGGATGGGCTCGGTCACCACCGACGGCGGCACCTACGACATCCTGCGCAGCCAGCGGGTCAACGCGCCGTCGATCGACGGCACCCAGACGTTCTGGCAGTACTGGAGCGTCCGGCAGCAGAAGCGCACCGGCGGCACCATCACCACTGCCAACCACTTCGACGCCTGGGCCCGGGCTGGTCTCAACCTCGGCAGCAGCTGGGCCTACCAGGTCATGGCGACCGAGGGCTACCAGAGCCAGGGAAGCTCCGACATCACCGTCTGGGAAGGCGGCAGCGGCAACCCCGGCAACCCGTCCAACCCACCGTCCGGTTCCGGGCAGATGATCGTCGGTCAGCAGTCCGGCCGGTGTCTCGACGTCCCGAACGCGAGCACCACCAACGGCACCCAGCTGCAGCTGTACGACTGCTGGGGTGGCGCCAACCAGCGGTTCACCCAGACCTCAAGCAGGCAGCTGACGGTGAACGGCAAGTGCCTGGACGCCTCAGGTGGAGGAACCAGCAACGGCACACCCGTGATCATCTATGACTGCCACGGCGGCGCGAACCAGCAGTGGAACGTGTCCAACGGCACCATCACCAGCGCGCAGTCAGGGTTGTGCCTCGATGCCGGTGGCAGCGGTAACGGGGCAATGATCCAGCTGTACAGCTGCTGGAGTGGGTCGAACCAGCAGTGGAGCCTGCGGAACTGA
- a CDS encoding 5-formyltetrahydrofolate cyclo-ligase has product MDRNVPWRTGPDKQRIREQVWAALERHEAVEPGVAGHIPAFIGAEAAAARLTELPAWRAAAILQANPDRAQLPVRAMALTAGKTIYMAVPNLAAVQPFYVLDPAILPLPPAQAAAHQAAATFAPTVSPDDMPQIDLVVCGSVVVNPSGARIGKGAGYSDIELALLAEEGLIGPHTAIVTTVHALQIVDDDLPEAEHDFRVDFVVTPDEIISCPPAVRPPGLLWNNLSADKIASIPLLALRVESEGRSAR; this is encoded by the coding sequence ATGGATAGAAACGTCCCGTGGCGAACAGGGCCGGACAAGCAGCGCATTCGTGAGCAGGTATGGGCTGCGCTGGAGCGCCACGAGGCGGTCGAGCCGGGAGTCGCGGGGCACATCCCGGCGTTCATCGGCGCAGAGGCTGCTGCGGCCCGCCTGACGGAGCTGCCCGCCTGGCGGGCAGCCGCGATCTTGCAGGCGAACCCGGATCGAGCGCAGTTGCCCGTACGCGCGATGGCGCTCACCGCAGGCAAGACCATCTACATGGCCGTACCCAACCTCGCCGCTGTTCAGCCGTTCTACGTTCTTGACCCGGCCATACTTCCCCTGCCTCCGGCCCAAGCCGCCGCCCATCAGGCCGCCGCAACGTTCGCGCCGACCGTGTCACCTGATGACATGCCGCAAATTGACCTCGTCGTCTGCGGCAGCGTTGTCGTCAATCCTTCCGGTGCCAGGATCGGCAAAGGTGCCGGCTATTCCGACATCGAACTCGCACTACTCGCCGAAGAGGGCCTGATCGGTCCGCACACCGCCATCGTGACCACCGTCCACGCGCTGCAGATCGTGGACGACGATCTACCAGAAGCCGAACATGACTTCCGCGTGGACTTCGTCGTCACCCCAGACGAGATCATCTCCTGCCCACCGGCTGTTCGCCCACCCGGATTGCTCTGGAACAACCTGTCAGCAGACAAGATTGCGTCGATCCCGCTCCTGGCTCTCCGGGTTGAATCGGAAGGCCGCAGCGCTCGGTAG
- a CDS encoding DUF4429 domain-containing protein — translation MDCTAREAQRAVEAFLLQARIDDALNLIYFSSHGLPDRQGKLYFAFSDTEKEYLSSTAVAAEWVRDRIYESRSKSTVVLVDCCFSGGFISGMQARSGAEADIDILVRGLPEGSGVAVLTASGEREVSFEDIHSAVVLPSYFTEAVIAGIETGSADLNRDGRITVDELYEYVYHHVVSGPSPQRPRKLGMGEGSLVIAEAQVLPVPVKEEEVASEALTPVVQARGVLGYAAFDGQWVVIGKDGFGQALKGERRLHVSQLAGVAFKPATSLHYGYLQVIQKGVQPVPIVRFGPGAGRPPMEDGASISFARAVNNQMQQIREGIEAAIGSPVGGVRASPDKETAWAPFGRALLWALGLFAVFLEVVVVAATVTDGWDYQTAGTSIVANLLTGLAVFAIGRVLYVNHRR, via the coding sequence ATTGATTGCACCGCCCGGGAAGCACAACGCGCCGTGGAGGCTTTTCTGTTGCAGGCGCGCATCGACGACGCGCTGAACCTGATCTATTTTTCATCACACGGGCTACCCGATCGGCAGGGCAAGCTTTACTTCGCTTTCTCCGATACAGAGAAGGAGTATTTAAGCTCGACTGCTGTAGCCGCAGAATGGGTACGCGATCGCATCTATGAGAGCCGTTCGAAGTCCACGGTTGTGCTGGTCGACTGCTGCTTCAGCGGTGGCTTCATTTCGGGTATGCAGGCGCGGTCCGGAGCCGAGGCCGACATCGACATACTCGTTAGAGGTCTACCAGAAGGCAGTGGCGTCGCGGTGCTGACCGCTTCCGGCGAGCGGGAAGTCAGCTTCGAGGACATCCATTCAGCGGTGGTGCTACCGTCCTACTTCACAGAGGCGGTGATCGCCGGAATTGAGACCGGCTCTGCGGATCTGAATCGCGACGGCCGAATCACCGTTGATGAGTTGTACGAGTACGTCTACCATCATGTGGTAAGCGGACCGTCGCCGCAACGTCCACGCAAGCTTGGAATGGGCGAGGGATCGTTGGTCATAGCCGAAGCGCAGGTGCTCCCAGTGCCCGTCAAAGAGGAAGAAGTGGCTAGCGAAGCCCTCACTCCGGTCGTGCAAGCGCGCGGCGTCCTCGGTTATGCGGCGTTCGATGGTCAGTGGGTCGTCATCGGAAAGGACGGATTTGGACAGGCCCTCAAAGGCGAACGGCGGTTGCACGTCAGTCAGCTCGCCGGAGTGGCGTTCAAGCCCGCAACGAGCTTGCATTACGGGTATCTGCAGGTGATCCAGAAGGGGGTTCAGCCGGTGCCGATTGTCCGGTTCGGGCCGGGCGCTGGACGGCCTCCGATGGAAGACGGAGCATCGATCTCATTCGCCAGGGCTGTAAACAATCAGATGCAGCAGATCCGCGAGGGGATCGAGGCGGCCATCGGCAGTCCTGTGGGGGGCGTACGCGCATCACCGGACAAGGAGACTGCTTGGGCGCCGTTCGGCCGTGCTCTACTCTGGGCGCTCGGGCTCTTCGCGGTGTTCCTTGAGGTGGTCGTGGTGGCCGCGACAGTCACAGACGGCTGGGATTACCAAACTGCTGGAACTTCTATTGTGGCGAACCTACTCACTGGCCTCGCTGTCTTTGCAATCGGCCGGGTCCTGTACGTCAATCACCGTCGATGA
- a CDS encoding sensor histidine kinase, giving the protein MSDAWTAVRGHPARFLASVWPWRSLAYLATTVPIGLAWLTVLVVVVAVGAATVVLIAGLLVLAGIPVLVHLAAAGERRRIRLIYPGRPVHQPPALRDPERGGRASWPETGVTVLLTTVFWIVDAVLLILLTVPVLLLIAPLLVRSGTIDIAGWRVDTTGEAWAVAPAGLVTLVLLIYAATVLACGQAALVRHLLDPPEAQLAEAVQQLRRSRTGLVDAFETERRRIERDLHDGVQQRLVALTMTLGSAELDLPAGPGLDLVREAHQQAEQALADLRTTIRGIHPRVLTDHGLAAAVHEIAGRSPVPVHLQLAVEGRLPPPVEAAAYFFVSENLTNVARHARARSAQVHAWIEDHTLIVSVVDDGVGGADPRAGTGLAGLHARLDALDGELDITSPTGGPTQVRMTCPIH; this is encoded by the coding sequence GTGAGCGACGCCTGGACCGCCGTACGCGGACACCCCGCACGGTTCCTGGCGTCGGTGTGGCCGTGGCGCTCACTGGCGTACCTGGCCACGACCGTACCGATCGGCCTGGCCTGGCTGACCGTCCTGGTCGTGGTGGTCGCGGTGGGTGCGGCCACTGTCGTGCTGATCGCGGGACTTCTCGTGCTGGCCGGGATTCCGGTGCTGGTCCACCTGGCCGCCGCCGGTGAGCGGCGCCGGATCCGGCTGATCTACCCCGGGCGGCCGGTGCACCAGCCACCAGCGCTACGCGACCCGGAGCGTGGCGGCCGGGCGTCCTGGCCGGAGACGGGCGTCACGGTCCTGCTCACGACGGTGTTCTGGATCGTGGACGCCGTGCTGCTGATCCTGCTGACGGTCCCGGTGCTGCTGCTCATCGCCCCGCTGCTGGTCCGTTCCGGCACCATCGACATCGCCGGGTGGCGGGTCGACACCACCGGTGAGGCATGGGCCGTGGCACCCGCCGGCCTCGTCACCTTGGTCCTGCTGATCTACGCGGCCACCGTGCTGGCCTGCGGCCAGGCGGCACTGGTCCGGCACCTGCTGGACCCGCCCGAGGCACAGCTGGCCGAAGCGGTCCAGCAGCTGCGCAGGTCCCGCACCGGGCTGGTCGACGCGTTCGAAACCGAACGCCGCCGGATCGAGCGCGATCTCCACGACGGCGTCCAGCAGCGCCTCGTCGCCCTGACCATGACGCTGGGCAGCGCCGAACTGGACCTGCCCGCCGGCCCCGGCCTCGATCTCGTCCGCGAAGCGCACCAGCAGGCCGAGCAGGCCCTCGCCGACCTGCGCACCACGATCCGGGGCATCCATCCCCGGGTACTGACCGACCACGGGCTCGCCGCCGCCGTGCACGAGATCGCCGGCCGGTCACCCGTCCCGGTCCACCTCCAGCTCGCCGTCGAGGGCCGGCTCCCGCCCCCGGTCGAGGCCGCGGCCTACTTCTTCGTCAGCGAGAACCTCACCAACGTCGCCCGCCATGCCCGCGCCCGATCGGCGCAGGTGCACGCGTGGATCGAGGACCACACGCTGATCGTCTCGGTCGTCGACGATGGCGTCGGCGGCGCCGACCCACGGGCCGGCACCGGTCTCGCCGGACTGCACGCCCGGCTCGACGCCCTCGACGGCGAACTCGACATCACCAGCCCCACCGGGGGCCCGACCCAGGTCAGGATGACGTGCCCGATCCACTGA
- a CDS encoding ABC transporter ATP-binding protein — protein MNQATPAAVTLDGLSRTYRSRAGSVHALRGVTHVFQRGTFTAIMGPSGSGKSTLLQLAAGLDRPTGGRVTVGDTRLDKLTETELTRFRRTAMAFVFQSYNLLDALTAFDNVALPARLAGRRADPTTVRTALAHVGLAEHARRRPSELSGGQQQRVAIARALHGRPEVLFADEPTGALDRGTGRDVLGLLRSLADGGQTVVMVTHDPLAASYADGVLFLADGQIVGHLARADAGQIAETMNDLERR, from the coding sequence ATGAACCAGGCAACTCCGGCGGCCGTCACCCTCGACGGTCTCAGCCGTACCTACCGCTCCCGTGCCGGCTCGGTGCATGCGCTGCGCGGTGTGACCCACGTGTTCCAGCGCGGCACGTTCACCGCGATCATGGGGCCGTCCGGCTCCGGCAAGTCCACCCTGCTCCAGCTCGCCGCCGGTCTCGACCGGCCGACCGGTGGACGGGTGACCGTCGGCGACACCCGGCTCGACAAGCTGACCGAGACCGAGTTGACCCGCTTCCGGCGTACGGCGATGGCGTTCGTCTTCCAGTCGTACAACCTGCTCGACGCGCTCACCGCGTTCGACAACGTCGCACTTCCGGCCCGGCTGGCCGGGCGCCGTGCCGATCCGACCACGGTACGGACGGCGCTGGCCCACGTCGGCCTCGCCGAGCATGCCCGACGCCGGCCGTCGGAGCTGTCCGGCGGTCAGCAGCAGCGGGTCGCGATCGCCCGGGCGCTGCACGGCCGGCCCGAGGTGCTGTTCGCCGACGAGCCCACCGGCGCACTGGATCGCGGCACCGGACGCGACGTGCTCGGGCTGCTGCGGTCGCTGGCCGACGGCGGCCAGACCGTCGTCATGGTGACCCACGACCCGCTGGCCGCCTCGTACGCGGACGGGGTGTTGTTCCTCGCCGACGGGCAGATCGTCGGTCACCTCGCCCGCGCCGACGCCGGCCAGATCGCCGAGACCATGAACGACCTGGAGCGGCGATGA
- a CDS encoding FtsX-like permease family protein, with amino-acid sequence MMRGPTMLALARQTVHHSWRGYLGAFVALLFGVVLISVTVTLIGSIDATDGRPGTSADERAQLDGLAAMFAMMSTISAFMALFVVGSTFGFVVAGRRRELGLLRLVGATPRQVRRLLLGESVVVAAAATTVGCLLGTVSAPAVLRLVRAVGITTLDLQAPSPWIAWVVAAPTGAVVALLGAWQSSRRAARITPVAALREAAVQRTRPSVVQFVVATLCFGGLVATVVAAADQPPLLSMLASILLPEVVVIGLMCIGPAVIPRLAALLARPFVGWDVTARMARDEVRAAARTTAAVAAPVLAISAIAGSLLLTLSLSVDWATAQNRARLHAPLVVEVGSPAAAASVAADRTVATADVRRLAMLAHDDDGGPGEPDRVEVVDLATASVARGLAAMRGTLDDFHGRAVAVTATWVTDGGVGLGGTLPVWIDGERIPLRVVAVLPDAPGLYVELVVPAELIPPDSIRITGTVFVVPRGDAAATRESLRRTLAGTGSRIVDSGDWVDAIAARTRESNNVGLIILLGPAGLYAAIAMVNATLIGASQRRRQRDLIQLIGASPDQVRRAAIWQAALVCGTGLLLGGGTMALMGWLVRRATMADLAGIAAPITIPWLPLLGIGVTCLLLAAAAATAGIRTRKPPHLADDPA; translated from the coding sequence ATGATGCGCGGCCCGACGATGCTGGCCCTGGCCCGGCAGACCGTCCACCACTCCTGGCGCGGCTACCTGGGGGCGTTCGTCGCCCTGCTGTTCGGGGTCGTGCTGATCTCCGTCACTGTGACGCTCATCGGGAGCATCGACGCCACCGACGGCCGGCCCGGCACGAGCGCCGACGAGCGTGCCCAACTCGACGGCCTGGCCGCGATGTTCGCGATGATGTCGACGATCTCGGCGTTCATGGCGCTGTTCGTGGTCGGCAGCACGTTCGGCTTCGTCGTGGCCGGCCGCCGCCGTGAGCTCGGCCTGCTGCGGCTGGTCGGTGCGACACCACGACAGGTACGCCGGCTCCTGCTGGGCGAGTCCGTCGTCGTCGCGGCCGCGGCCACCACGGTGGGCTGTCTACTCGGCACGGTATCGGCTCCGGCCGTTCTCCGGCTGGTCCGGGCGGTCGGGATCACCACCCTCGACCTGCAGGCCCCGAGCCCGTGGATCGCCTGGGTCGTCGCCGCACCCACCGGCGCGGTGGTCGCGCTCCTCGGGGCCTGGCAGTCCTCGCGCCGGGCAGCCCGGATCACCCCCGTTGCCGCGCTACGGGAGGCCGCGGTCCAGCGGACCCGGCCCAGCGTCGTCCAGTTCGTCGTCGCGACGCTCTGCTTCGGTGGCCTGGTGGCCACCGTCGTGGCCGCCGCCGACCAGCCGCCGCTGTTGTCGATGCTCGCCTCCATCCTGCTGCCCGAGGTGGTCGTGATCGGCCTGATGTGCATCGGACCCGCCGTCATCCCACGGCTCGCCGCCCTGCTGGCCCGTCCGTTCGTCGGCTGGGACGTGACGGCCCGGATGGCCCGCGACGAGGTACGCGCCGCCGCCCGCACCACCGCTGCGGTCGCCGCCCCGGTGCTGGCCATCTCCGCTATCGCGGGGTCGCTGCTGCTGACCCTCAGTTTGAGCGTCGACTGGGCGACCGCGCAGAACCGGGCCCGGCTGCACGCGCCGCTGGTCGTCGAGGTGGGCAGCCCTGCCGCGGCCGCGTCGGTTGCGGCCGACCGGACCGTCGCGACTGCCGACGTACGCCGGCTGGCGATGCTTGCGCACGACGACGACGGCGGCCCTGGCGAACCCGACCGGGTCGAGGTCGTCGACCTCGCCACCGCGTCGGTCGCCCGGGGGCTGGCCGCCATGCGTGGCACCCTCGACGACTTCCACGGACGCGCGGTCGCGGTCACCGCCACCTGGGTCACCGACGGCGGCGTCGGCCTGGGCGGCACCCTTCCGGTCTGGATCGACGGCGAGCGGATCCCGTTGCGGGTCGTCGCCGTCCTCCCCGACGCACCCGGTCTGTACGTGGAACTCGTCGTCCCGGCCGAGCTGATCCCGCCGGACAGCATCCGGATCACCGGGACGGTCTTCGTCGTCCCGCGCGGCGACGCTGCCGCGACGCGGGAATCCCTGCGGCGTACGCTCGCCGGCACCGGGAGCCGGATCGTCGACTCCGGCGACTGGGTCGACGCCATCGCGGCGCGGACCCGCGAGTCCAACAATGTCGGCCTGATCATCCTGCTCGGCCCGGCCGGCCTGTACGCCGCCATCGCGATGGTCAACGCCACTCTCATCGGCGCGTCCCAACGGCGCCGGCAGCGCGACCTGATCCAACTTATCGGTGCGAGCCCCGACCAGGTCAGACGAGCCGCCATCTGGCAGGCGGCTCTCGTCTGCGGCACCGGTCTGCTGCTGGGCGGCGGCACCATGGCGCTGATGGGCTGGCTCGTACGCCGCGCCACCATGGCAGATCTGGCCGGCATCGCCGCGCCCATCACCATCCCATGGCTCCCGCTGCTCGGCATCGGCGTCACCTGCCTGCTGCTCGCCGCCGCGGCGGCGACAGCCGGCATCCGTACGCGAAAGCCACCGCACCTTGCCGACGACCCGGCCTGA
- a CDS encoding GPP34 family phosphoprotein: MTVYRTRTRDWSTTSPAATPLAEPAVPLPPTGWLADELFLIAHDDVTGRLRVPARTVGRGLAAAMLADLAYVGAVTVAATGKVVTGTAAPGAVDPWGRTVLRWIDTDTPHPPAAWIDRLAGHAYRSVADRLTVAGTVRPRTVRRWLRRHTGYPPVDTNVAAWPWARLTMRVRRRTRLNTHDSTLARLCLATGLGGHILGGDTLTARRQLRQLLTPVPPGVNELLRHLAAADGSSRHSQHDRPSRHGRRSRR, translated from the coding sequence GTGACCGTCTACCGCACCCGCACCCGCGACTGGTCCACCACATCACCCGCAGCGACACCGCTGGCGGAACCGGCCGTACCGCTGCCGCCGACCGGTTGGCTCGCCGACGAACTGTTCCTGATCGCCCACGACGACGTCACCGGCCGACTGCGCGTGCCGGCCCGGACCGTCGGGCGTGGGCTGGCCGCCGCGATGCTCGCCGACCTGGCCTACGTCGGCGCGGTCACGGTCGCCGCGACCGGCAAGGTCGTCACCGGTACGGCCGCGCCGGGTGCCGTCGACCCGTGGGGCCGCACGGTGCTTCGCTGGATCGACACCGACACACCGCACCCGCCGGCCGCCTGGATCGACCGGCTCGCCGGGCACGCGTACCGCAGCGTCGCCGACCGGCTCACCGTCGCCGGGACGGTGCGACCCCGCACGGTCCGCCGCTGGCTGCGTCGACACACCGGCTACCCGCCGGTCGACACGAACGTCGCGGCCTGGCCGTGGGCGCGGCTGACGATGCGGGTACGCCGCCGCACCCGCCTCAACACACACGACAGCACGCTGGCCCGACTCTGCCTGGCGACCGGACTCGGCGGCCACATCCTCGGCGGGGACACGCTGACCGCCCGACGGCAACTGCGGCAACTGCTCACCCCCGTACCGCCGGGGGTCAACGAGCTGTTGCGGCATCTTGCCGCCGCCGACGGAAGCAGCCGGCACAGTCAGCACGACCGACCGAGCCGGCACGGCCGACGGAGCCGGCGGTGA